One Kineococcus radiotolerans SRS30216 = ATCC BAA-149 DNA window includes the following coding sequences:
- a CDS encoding ABC-F family ATP-binding cassette domain-containing protein, with translation MIVASDLELRAGARLLMEGVNFRVAAGDRIGLVGRNGAGKTTLTKVLAGEGQPASGTVTRSGEIGYLPQDPRAGDPEMLSRDRILAARGLDEIIAKLRKAEVDMASEDEKVRDRAMDRYTKLDARFVALGGYTAESEAARICANLNLPDRILDQQLKTLSGGQRRRVELARILFSASETLLLDEPTNHLDADSISWLREHLKNYAGGLIVISHDVELLEVVVNRVFHLDANRATIDLYNVGWKNYLKQRETDEKRRVRERSNAEKKAGTLLAQAAKMGAKATKAVAAQNMAKRAERLLGELEDVRVQDKVAKLRFPKPAPCGKTPLIARGLSKSYGSLEIFTSVDLAIDRGSRVVILGLNGAGKTTLLRMLGGVEQPDTGEIIGGHGVKIGYYAQEHETLDHDRSVLENMRSASPDLDDTRVRTVLGSFLFSGDDVDKPAGVLSGGEKTRLALATLVVSSANVLLLDEPTNNLDPASRAEILDALKHYEGAVVLVTHDEGAVEALGPERVVLLPDGVEDLWNAGYQELVSLA, from the coding sequence GTGATCGTCGCGTCCGACCTCGAACTGCGTGCGGGAGCCCGCCTGCTCATGGAGGGCGTGAACTTCCGCGTCGCCGCCGGGGACCGCATCGGGCTGGTGGGCCGCAACGGCGCCGGGAAGACCACCCTGACCAAGGTCCTCGCCGGGGAGGGGCAGCCCGCCTCGGGCACCGTGACCCGCTCGGGCGAGATCGGGTACCTGCCCCAGGACCCCCGGGCCGGGGACCCGGAGATGCTGTCCCGCGACCGGATCCTCGCCGCCCGCGGCCTGGACGAGATCATCGCCAAGCTGCGCAAGGCCGAGGTCGACATGGCCAGCGAGGACGAGAAGGTCCGCGACCGCGCCATGGACCGCTACACCAAGCTCGACGCGCGCTTCGTCGCGCTCGGCGGCTACACCGCCGAGAGCGAGGCCGCCCGGATCTGCGCCAACCTCAACCTGCCCGACCGCATCCTCGACCAGCAGCTCAAGACGCTCTCGGGTGGTCAGCGCCGCCGCGTGGAGCTGGCCCGCATCCTGTTCTCGGCCAGCGAGACCCTGCTGCTGGACGAGCCGACCAACCACCTCGACGCCGACTCCATCAGCTGGCTGCGCGAGCACCTGAAGAACTACGCCGGCGGGCTCATCGTCATCAGCCACGACGTGGAGCTGCTCGAGGTCGTCGTCAACCGCGTCTTCCACCTCGACGCGAACCGGGCGACCATCGACCTCTACAACGTCGGCTGGAAGAACTACCTCAAGCAGCGCGAGACCGACGAGAAGCGCCGGGTGCGCGAGCGCTCCAACGCCGAGAAGAAGGCCGGCACGCTGCTGGCCCAGGCCGCCAAGATGGGCGCCAAGGCCACCAAGGCCGTCGCCGCGCAGAACATGGCCAAGCGCGCCGAGCGGCTCCTGGGCGAGCTGGAGGACGTCCGCGTCCAGGACAAGGTCGCCAAGCTGCGCTTCCCCAAGCCCGCGCCCTGCGGCAAGACCCCGCTGATTGCGCGGGGGCTGTCGAAGTCCTACGGCTCGCTGGAGATCTTCACCTCCGTCGACCTCGCCATCGACCGCGGCAGCCGCGTGGTCATCCTCGGTCTCAACGGGGCGGGCAAGACGACCCTGCTGCGGATGCTGGGCGGGGTCGAGCAGCCCGACACCGGCGAGATCATCGGCGGGCACGGCGTCAAGATCGGCTACTACGCCCAGGAGCACGAGACCCTCGACCACGACCGCTCGGTCCTGGAGAACATGCGCTCGGCCTCCCCGGACCTCGACGACACCCGCGTGCGCACGGTGCTGGGCTCCTTCCTCTTCTCCGGCGACGACGTCGACAAGCCCGCCGGGGTCCTCTCCGGGGGGGAGAAGACCCGGCTGGCGCTGGCGACGCTGGTCGTCTCCAGCGCCAACGTGCTGCTCCTGGACGAGCCGACGAACAACCTCGACCCGGCCTCGCGCGCGGAGATCCTGGACGCCCTGAAGCACTACGAGGGCGCGGTCGTGCTGGTCACCCACGACGAGGGGGCCGTCGAGGCGCTCGGGCCCGAGCGGGTCGTCCTGCTGCCCGACGGGGTCGAGGACCTCTGGAACGCCGGCTACCAGGAGCTCGTCTCCCTCGCCTGA
- a CDS encoding helix-turn-helix domain-containing protein, whose product MTETIKRGTRLSGAEREQLADELSKGYAEGKSIRALAEETGRSYGFVHRLLSENDVTLRSRGGATRGKARQG is encoded by the coding sequence GTGACCGAGACCATCAAGCGGGGAACCCGGTTGAGCGGTGCGGAGCGTGAACAGCTCGCCGACGAGCTGTCGAAGGGCTACGCGGAGGGCAAGAGCATCCGGGCACTGGCCGAGGAGACAGGACGTTCCTACGGCTTCGTGCACCGCCTGCTCAGCGAGAACGACGTGACCCTGCGCAGTCGTGGCGGGGCCACGCGGGGCAAGGCCCGGCAGGGCTGA
- a CDS encoding SDR family oxidoreductase: MDLGLSDRVYIVSGASTGLGLACARVLADEGALLVLHAGDEDELAAVMPSIGDRSRLLPVPGDISAPGTETRLVAAAHARFGRLDGAVVSCGTPPSSTVLEADDGTWREAFESSLLGPLRLARSVGKAATGEGASLVLLLSSTVRSPVMDAGVANGLRPGLAMAAKALADELGPRGVRINNLLAGHVDASSPLEFEDTDDLAPDVLEDIPLRRAGLPDEFARAAVFLLSPAASYVTGASLTVDGGTDRSL; encoded by the coding sequence ATGGACCTGGGCCTGAGTGACCGCGTGTACATCGTCTCCGGGGCCTCCACGGGCCTGGGGCTGGCGTGCGCGAGGGTGCTCGCCGACGAGGGCGCGCTCCTGGTTCTGCACGCCGGGGACGAGGACGAGCTCGCCGCGGTGATGCCGAGCATCGGTGACCGCAGCCGCCTGCTGCCCGTGCCTGGGGACATCTCCGCCCCCGGCACCGAGACCCGCCTGGTGGCCGCCGCCCACGCCCGCTTCGGCCGCCTCGACGGCGCGGTCGTCTCCTGCGGGACCCCGCCCTCCTCCACGGTCCTGGAGGCCGACGACGGCACCTGGCGCGAGGCCTTCGAGTCCAGCCTCCTCGGCCCGCTGCGCCTGGCCCGCTCGGTCGGCAAGGCGGCCACCGGGGAGGGGGCCTCGCTGGTCCTGCTGCTCTCCAGCACCGTGCGCAGCCCCGTGATGGACGCCGGCGTCGCCAACGGGCTGCGCCCCGGCCTGGCGATGGCGGCCAAGGCGCTGGCCGACGAGCTGGGGCCCCGGGGGGTGCGGATCAACAACCTGCTCGCCGGCCACGTCGACGCCAGTTCCCCGCTGGAGTTCGAGGACACCGACGACCTGGCCCCCGACGTGCTGGAGGACATCCCGCTGCGCCGGGCGGGACTGCCCGACGAGTTCGCCCGCGCGGCGGTGTTCCTGCTCTCCCCCGCGGCGTCCTACGTCACTGGCGCCTCGCTGACCGTGGACGGAGGCACCGACCGCTCGCTGTGA
- a CDS encoding SURF1 family protein, translating into MNVLRLLREPRWVRGLTLALLVALVCCVLGRWQWHRRQERLAANAPLTQNYHADAVDLTEVLPRGAELDEDRVWTPVRVEGTYDDDATVLVRNRPRDETAGYDVLVPLVLADGTALLVDRGWVPAGGSSERPDAVPAAPEGQVTVTARLRRWEADRRGTAPEGQVASIARDAVTAAVAASSPGPAPELRDGYAVLAAEDPSPASAPALAVEPAVDEGPHLAYTVQWFGFALTALVVWVVAGRRELEARRQEEAGDHAGDPAGDATPAGSPGPELAVTPGPVPHPPSAVRPARGRSRRAARSGVDEAAEDAEMDAVDHRS; encoded by the coding sequence GTGAACGTCCTCCGCCTGCTGCGGGAGCCGCGGTGGGTCCGCGGGCTGACCCTCGCCCTGCTCGTGGCCCTGGTGTGCTGCGTGCTGGGCCGGTGGCAGTGGCACCGCCGCCAGGAGCGGCTGGCCGCCAACGCCCCGCTGACGCAGAACTACCACGCCGACGCCGTGGACCTGACCGAGGTGCTGCCCCGCGGCGCCGAGCTGGACGAGGACCGGGTGTGGACGCCGGTGCGCGTCGAGGGCACCTACGACGACGACGCGACGGTCCTGGTCCGCAACCGCCCCCGCGACGAGACCGCCGGTTACGACGTGCTGGTCCCCCTCGTGCTCGCCGACGGCACCGCGCTGCTGGTCGACCGCGGCTGGGTCCCGGCCGGCGGCAGCAGCGAACGGCCCGACGCGGTGCCAGCCGCGCCGGAGGGTCAGGTCACCGTGACCGCGCGCCTGCGCCGGTGGGAGGCCGACCGGCGGGGCACCGCCCCGGAGGGGCAGGTCGCCTCGATCGCCCGCGACGCGGTGACGGCGGCGGTGGCGGCGTCCTCCCCCGGGCCGGCGCCGGAGCTGCGCGACGGCTACGCCGTGCTGGCCGCGGAGGACCCCTCCCCGGCGAGCGCGCCCGCGCTGGCGGTGGAGCCGGCGGTGGACGAGGGCCCGCACCTGGCCTACACCGTGCAGTGGTTCGGGTTCGCGCTGACGGCGCTGGTGGTGTGGGTGGTGGCGGGGCGGCGCGAGCTGGAGGCGCGTCGCCAGGAGGAGGCCGGCGACCACGCCGGGGACCCCGCCGGGGACGCGACCCCCGCGGGGTCGCCCGGACCGGAGCTGGCGGTGACGCCTGGGCCCGTCCCGCACCCGCCCTCGGCGGTGCGGCCCGCTCGGGGCCGGTCGCGGCGAGCGGCCCGGTCGGGGGTCGACGAGGCGGCCGAGGACGCGGAGATGGACGCGGTGGACCACCGATCCTGA
- a CDS encoding DUF3099 domain-containing protein, with product MQDQEPNYRITDAPTSLTDDLGVRYRKYVVSMLVRTACFLCFAFIDHWTRWLFIGGAIFLPYIAVVLANAGRESRGPAPDSFVVAPQVPRPPVQLPAIEAKITSVHSPRDEAR from the coding sequence GTGCAGGACCAGGAACCCAACTACCGGATCACCGACGCTCCCACCTCCCTGACCGACGACCTCGGCGTGCGCTACCGCAAGTACGTCGTCTCCATGCTCGTCCGCACCGCCTGCTTCCTGTGCTTCGCCTTCATCGACCACTGGACGCGGTGGCTGTTCATCGGCGGGGCGATCTTCCTGCCCTACATCGCCGTCGTCCTGGCCAACGCCGGGCGGGAGTCGCGCGGACCGGCCCCGGACTCCTTCGTCGTGGCCCCGCAGGTGCCGCGTCCCCCCGTGCAGCTGCCGGCCATCGAGGCCAAGATCACCTCCGTGCACTCCCCGCGCGACGAGGCCCGCTGA
- the fabG gene encoding 3-oxoacyl-ACP reductase FabG, with amino-acid sequence MSQPNAPVSERTPRSVLVTGGNRGIGLAVARAFADAGDRVAVTHRSGEPPAGFFGVRADVTDPASLDAAFAAVEAEQGPVEVLVANAGTTRDQLLMRMSDEEFDSVLDANLAGAWRVARRAVRGMVRAKRGRIIFMSSVVGLYGSPGQTNYAASKAGMIGLARSIARELGSRGITANVIAPGFIDTDMTRELPEATAADYKGRIPAGRFGEVADIAQAALFLADAGYVNGAVLPVDGGLGMGH; translated from the coding sequence GTGTCCCAGCCGAACGCCCCCGTCAGTGAACGAACCCCCCGCAGCGTCCTGGTGACCGGCGGCAACCGCGGCATCGGCCTCGCCGTCGCCCGGGCCTTCGCCGACGCCGGTGACCGGGTCGCGGTGACCCACCGCTCCGGGGAACCGCCCGCGGGGTTCTTCGGGGTCCGCGCCGACGTCACCGACCCCGCCTCCCTCGACGCCGCCTTCGCCGCGGTGGAGGCCGAGCAGGGCCCGGTCGAGGTGCTCGTCGCCAACGCCGGCACCACCCGCGACCAGCTGCTCATGCGGATGAGCGACGAGGAGTTCGACAGCGTCCTGGACGCCAACCTCGCCGGGGCCTGGCGGGTGGCGCGCCGGGCGGTGCGGGGCATGGTCCGCGCCAAGCGGGGCCGCATCATCTTCATGTCCAGCGTCGTCGGGCTCTACGGCTCCCCCGGGCAGACGAACTACGCCGCCTCCAAGGCGGGGATGATCGGCCTGGCCCGGTCCATCGCCCGCGAGCTGGGCAGCCGCGGCATCACCGCCAACGTCATCGCACCGGGGTTCATCGACACCGACATGACCCGCGAGCTGCCCGAGGCCACCGCGGCCGACTACAAGGGCCGCATCCCCGCCGGGCGCTTCGGCGAGGTCGCCGACATCGCCCAGGCCGCGCTGTTCCTCGCCGACGCCGGGTACGTCAACGGCGCCGTGCTGCCCGTCGACGGTGGCCTCGGGATGGGGCACTGA
- the serB gene encoding phosphoserine phosphatase SerB yields MPASVLVTVTGPDRPGVTSALFAALAATEGHVLDVEQVVVGGILTLSALVTDPVPGAVAAAVAPGTVAGLQGLETTCTAPEPVVSAARPRRLHVTLLGAPLVPAAIARITTVLAQAGANVDRIRRMSAQPVTSVELDVSAHGGPSELTALRRTLAVEAGRHGLDAAVSPAGLARMGRRLVVMDVDSTLIQQEVIELLAAHAGREAEVAAVTERAMRGEIDFAASLRQRVACLEGLDVSVVQAVREAVVLTPGARTLCRTLHRLGFTLALVSGGFLEVVGPLAAELGIAHVRANRLQVVHGTFTGRLLGPVVDRAAKAAALREFAAAEGLPMHRTVAIGDGANDLDMIAAAGLGIAFNAKPVVREQADAALNVPYLDAVLPLLGITRDDVEEADLLDQDLGEPPAGDLSRG; encoded by the coding sequence GTGCCCGCCAGCGTGCTCGTGACCGTCACCGGACCCGACCGGCCCGGGGTGACGTCGGCGCTGTTCGCCGCCCTCGCCGCGACGGAGGGCCACGTCCTCGACGTGGAGCAGGTCGTGGTCGGCGGCATCCTCACGCTGTCGGCGCTGGTGACCGACCCGGTGCCCGGGGCGGTGGCGGCCGCCGTCGCCCCGGGCACGGTCGCGGGGTTGCAGGGCCTGGAGACCACCTGCACCGCACCCGAACCCGTGGTGAGCGCGGCGCGTCCCCGGCGGCTGCACGTCACCCTGCTGGGGGCTCCGCTGGTCCCCGCGGCCATCGCGCGCATCACCACCGTGCTGGCCCAGGCCGGCGCCAACGTCGACCGGATCCGGCGGATGTCGGCGCAGCCGGTGACCAGCGTCGAGCTCGACGTCTCCGCCCACGGCGGTCCCTCCGAGCTGACCGCGCTGCGCCGCACCCTGGCGGTGGAGGCCGGTCGCCACGGCCTGGACGCGGCGGTCTCCCCCGCGGGTCTGGCTCGGATGGGACGGCGCCTGGTGGTGATGGACGTGGACTCCACCCTCATCCAGCAGGAGGTCATCGAGCTCCTCGCCGCCCACGCCGGGCGCGAGGCCGAGGTGGCCGCCGTCACCGAGCGGGCGATGCGCGGGGAGATCGACTTCGCCGCGTCGCTGCGCCAGCGGGTGGCCTGCCTGGAGGGCCTGGACGTCTCCGTCGTCCAGGCCGTGCGCGAGGCGGTCGTCCTCACCCCCGGCGCCCGGACCCTGTGCCGGACCCTGCACCGGCTCGGGTTCACCCTGGCCCTGGTCTCGGGCGGGTTCCTGGAGGTCGTGGGCCCGCTGGCCGCCGAGCTGGGCATCGCCCACGTGCGGGCCAACCGGCTGCAGGTCGTGCACGGCACGTTCACCGGCCGGCTGCTGGGCCCCGTCGTGGACCGCGCCGCGAAGGCGGCGGCGCTGCGGGAGTTCGCCGCCGCGGAGGGGCTCCCGATGCACCGGACCGTCGCGATCGGCGACGGCGCCAACGACCTCGACATGATCGCCGCCGCCGGGCTGGGCATCGCCTTCAACGCCAAGCCCGTGGTGCGCGAGCAGGCCGACGCGGCGCTGAACGTCCCCTACCTCGACGCGGTGCTGCCCCTGCTGGGCATCACCCGCGACGACGTCGAGGAGGCCGACCTGCTGGACCAGGACCTGGGGGAACCCCCCGCGGGGGACCTCAGCCGCGGTTGA
- a CDS encoding LLM class F420-dependent oxidoreductase: MTADPRPVRIGIQIQPQHAQYPAIRAAAARAEEMGADIAFNWDHFYPLYGDPEGLHFEAWTMLAAWAEATSRIEIGALVSCNSYRNPELLADMARTVDHVSAHDTGTGRLVLGIGSGWFEKDYDEYGYEFGTAGGRLNKLRDDLPRIESRLAKLNPAPTRHIPVLIGGGGEQKTLRIVAKHADIWHSFGDVETFTRKSGILDERCAEIGRDPLEIERSVGIEPKDGTETADALHAAGGRLFTVGVGGPDYDMGFLADVIAWRDAKNA; encoded by the coding sequence ATGACCGCAGATCCGCGCCCGGTGCGCATCGGCATCCAGATCCAGCCCCAGCACGCGCAGTACCCGGCGATCCGGGCCGCGGCCGCGCGCGCGGAGGAGATGGGCGCCGACATCGCCTTCAACTGGGACCACTTCTACCCCCTCTACGGCGACCCCGAGGGCCTGCACTTCGAGGCGTGGACGATGCTGGCGGCCTGGGCCGAGGCGACGTCGCGGATCGAGATCGGCGCCCTGGTGTCCTGCAACTCCTACCGCAACCCCGAGCTGCTGGCCGACATGGCCCGCACCGTGGACCACGTCTCGGCCCACGACACCGGCACCGGGCGGCTGGTCCTGGGCATCGGCTCGGGCTGGTTCGAGAAGGACTACGACGAGTACGGCTACGAGTTCGGCACCGCGGGCGGGCGGTTGAACAAGCTGCGCGACGACCTGCCGCGCATCGAGAGCCGGCTGGCGAAGCTCAACCCCGCACCCACCCGCCACATCCCGGTCCTCATCGGCGGCGGCGGGGAGCAGAAGACCCTGCGCATCGTGGCCAAGCACGCCGACATCTGGCACTCCTTCGGCGACGTGGAGACCTTCACCCGCAAGAGCGGGATCCTCGACGAGCGCTGCGCCGAGATCGGCCGCGACCCCCTGGAGATCGAGCGCTCGGTCGGCATCGAGCCGAAGGACGGGACGGAGACCGCCGACGCCCTGCACGCGGCCGGGGGCCGGCTGTTCACCGTCGGCGTCGGCGGACCCGACTACGACATGGGCTTCCTCGCCGACGTCATCGCCTGGCGCGACGCCAAGAACGCCTGA
- the glgC gene encoding glucose-1-phosphate adenylyltransferase, whose product MATPNVLAIVLAGGEGKRLMPLTADRAKPAVPFGGTYRLIDFALSNLVNAGYRKVVVLTQYKSHSLDRHISQGWRMSNLFGSYIASVPAQQRVGQRWYLGSADAIYQSLNLVSDERPDIVVVVGADHVYRMDFSQMVDAHIASGSPCSVAAIRQPISLADQFGVIQTAPGSNRIAEFLEKPKDPQGLEDSPHEVLASMGNYVFDADALVDAVTRDSENEGSKHDMGGDIVPDFVSRGQASVYDFKDNEVPGATDRDRAYWRDVGTLDSYFEAQMDLISVLPVFNLYNYEWPIITAQDYYPPAKFVHGWQGTYGHAVNSIVSQGTVVSGALVEKSVVSPNVRLDSWAHVSESVLMDGVQVGRHAVVQRAIVDKFVTVPDDARIGVDPEEDRARGFHVTDSGITVVGKGQTIPT is encoded by the coding sequence GTGGCCACACCGAACGTCCTCGCGATCGTCCTCGCCGGTGGGGAGGGCAAGCGGCTCATGCCGCTCACCGCCGACCGGGCCAAACCCGCCGTCCCGTTCGGGGGGACCTACCGCCTCATCGACTTCGCCCTGTCGAACCTCGTGAACGCGGGCTACCGCAAGGTCGTGGTCCTCACCCAGTACAAGTCGCACTCGCTGGACCGCCACATCTCCCAGGGCTGGCGGATGTCGAACCTCTTCGGCTCCTACATCGCCTCCGTGCCCGCCCAGCAGCGCGTGGGCCAGCGCTGGTACCTCGGCTCGGCCGACGCCATCTACCAGTCGCTCAACCTCGTCTCCGACGAGCGGCCCGACATCGTCGTCGTGGTCGGCGCCGACCACGTGTACCGCATGGACTTCTCGCAGATGGTCGACGCCCACATCGCCTCCGGCTCGCCCTGCTCGGTCGCCGCGATCCGCCAGCCCATCTCGCTGGCCGACCAGTTCGGCGTCATCCAGACCGCCCCGGGCTCGAACCGGATCGCGGAGTTCCTGGAGAAGCCGAAGGACCCCCAGGGCCTGGAGGACTCCCCCCACGAGGTGCTGGCCTCGATGGGCAACTACGTCTTCGACGCCGACGCGCTCGTCGACGCGGTGACCCGCGACTCCGAGAACGAGGGCTCCAAGCACGACATGGGCGGGGACATCGTCCCCGACTTCGTCTCCCGCGGGCAGGCCTCCGTCTACGACTTCAAGGACAACGAGGTCCCCGGCGCCACCGACCGCGACCGCGCCTACTGGCGCGACGTGGGGACGCTGGACTCCTACTTCGAGGCCCAGATGGACCTCATCTCGGTGCTGCCGGTGTTCAACCTCTACAACTACGAGTGGCCCATCATCACCGCCCAGGACTACTACCCGCCGGCGAAGTTCGTCCACGGCTGGCAGGGCACCTACGGGCACGCGGTGAACTCCATCGTCTCCCAGGGCACCGTCGTGTCCGGGGCGCTGGTGGAGAAGTCGGTGGTCTCCCCCAACGTCCGGCTCGACTCCTGGGCCCACGTCAGCGAGTCCGTCCTCATGGACGGGGTGCAGGTCGGGCGCCACGCCGTGGTGCAGCGGGCCATCGTCGACAAGTTCGTCACCGTGCCCGACGACGCGCGCATCGGGGTGGACCCGGAGGAGGACCGGGCCCGGGGTTTCCACGTCACCGACTCCGGCATCACCGTGGTCGGCAAGGGGCAGACGATCCCCACCTAG